Below is a window of Candidatus Dependentiae bacterium DNA.
TTGATGAGTGCTTCGTGTTCAGCAAGTCCGAAGGTCTTATCAACAAATTGGGTATCTCCTGTTGTCTTTCTCACTTCATTTGCGTAATCATCTGTTGCTAAATGAACGAGCGATTGTGCATAGGGTGGTTTATTCGCTTTAATATAATCTTTGGCTTTTTGTTGCAAGTCACGCGCAATTGTTTGATCAGCTTGTGTAGGGTTAAATTTTTGAGTTGGAGGAACTTGCGATAAAAGATATGTGTAAAAGAAAAATAAAGAAAAAAAATTAATAGCAATTTTTTTTATCCACAGCATAGAGCTCCTTATAGTATAACTTCTTTATTGTCTCAAAAGAGTTTTACCGGAGTCTAGATAATGGGCCTTTATTTGAGAAACCTAAACAATGAGTTTAACTTCTGCTGCCAGCGATTGTAAAAATTCTACTGTGGCAGCATTGAGTGTAATCGTTTGATTGGTTTTTAATTGAAGCAGTTTATTATTCTCATCAAACTGAAGGTAGAGCGGTACGCTTCCGGGTGTTAGTTGCGCTTTTAATTTTGAAAGTAATTCATTATCAAGAACGGTAGGCAATTTAATGGTCGCGCGTTCTACGGGCCATTGCTCGAAAAAAAGATCGACCGGTACAATCTCATTGGCTTTTATTTTGCACTGATTCATGCTGCTCGGATCAATGATGCCTTTTACTAAAAACACCTGATGCGTATCGAGCCATTGTTCTACTTTTTTAAACACACTTGGAAAAACAACAATTTCCGCTTTTCCTGTCGCATCTTCAAGTTGCAGGAAAGCCATGCGATCACCTTTTTTGGTGACTATCTGTTTCGCGCTGAGTTTTAGGCCACATGCGGTTGCCACGTGCATATCGGCCGGTGCTAAATTCGTGGCGACTGCTCGCAACTCTTCAAAGGTGCTGCACGTAAATAAGCTCGTATATTTTTTGTAAGAATCAAGGGGATGTGCGCTCAAATAAAATCCTATAACTTCGCGTTCTTTTTCTAATTTTTGTTTATTTTCCCAATCAGCGCGTGGCGCAAACTGGTACGCCGGAATTTCCGCATCAGCATCGTCTGTTTTTGGTGCGCCGATATCAAAGAGTCCCATTTGGCCGGTAAGCCGAGATTTTTTCAATGCCAATGCGCGCTCAATTATTGTCTCGAGCTCTTCTGTTTTTTGTGCACGATTTCCGGGCAACGCATCAAAACCACCAGCACAAATTAAATTTTCAATCACCCGTTTATTAACGGTGCGTAAATCGACGCGTGAACAGAAATCAAGAAGATCGGCAAACGGTTTCTTTTCTCGTTCAACCAAAATGGTTTCAAGCGCCGCCATACCGACGTTTTTAATCCCGCGCAATCCGAATAGAATCGCTCCATTCACTACGTCAAAATCAATTTGCGATTGATTAACGTGCGGGGGAAGTATCGGAAGGCCGAGATCTTTTGCTTCTTGCAGATAAAATGACATTTTTTCAGGATGATCAGATTCCAAAGAAATCAAACAGGCCATGAATTCTGCGCGATAATGCGCTTTTAAAAAGGCTGTTTGGTACGCAATGAGTGCATAGGCTGCAGAATGCGATTTATTAAAACCATAACCAGCAAAATATGCCATTAAATCAAAAAGTTCTCCCGCTTTTTGGCCATCGAACCCTTTTTGAATGGCGCGATCCAAAAATATTTGGCGCTGCTTTGCCATTTCTTCAGGTTTCTTTTTACCCATTGCGCGTCGCAAAATATCCGCTTCACCCAGAGAATATGAGCCAATGGCGGAAGCAATTTTCATTACTTGTTCTTGATAAACGATTACGCCGTAAGTTTCTTCTAAAATTGGCGCAAGTTCGGGAAATAAATATTTAATTTCCTGTTTGCCGTGCCGGCGCTGAATATAATCGTCGACCATGCCAGAACCCAGCGGCCCTGGGCGGTACAGTGCGTTCACCGCGATCACGTCTTCAAATTTATCTGGCTGCAGTTTGATTAATACATCTTTTAGGCCATCTGACTCTAATTGAAATACGCCCGATGTTTTTCCTTGTCCCAAAAGCTGAAATGTTTTTGCATCATCAAGGGGCAACTTATCGATATCTAAAAGAACGCCATGATTTTTTTCGATTAATTTTACTGCACGATCGATGAGCGTTAAGTTTTTGAGTCCCAAAAAGTCAATTTTCAAAAAACCGATGCTTTCAAGTTCGGTCATTGCAAATTGCGTTACAAGCTCAGTACTTTTTGGTGGAACATAAACGGGCAGCACTTCATCAATCGGCGCGGGAGAAATTACGATGCCGGCAGCATGCTTTGAAGCGTGCCGCGTTAACCCTTCAAGCTTGAAAGCGATCTCAAAAAGTTTTGCAGCGCGCGGATTTGCATCAACCATCTCTTTTAAACGCGGCTCTTGATCGAACGCTTCTTTGAGCGTAATTTTTAGCTGTTCAGGAATTAAGTTCGTGATCGCATTCGCGTCATCAAACGGAATGCCAAGTGCGCGGGCGACGTCTTTTACGACACCTTTTGCAAGCATCGTACCAAACGTAATAATTTGGCCCACTTTTTCGTGCCCATAATGATCACGCACATAATTGATCACTTTATCGCGCCCTTCAATGCAGAAATCGATATCTATATCGGGCATCGTGATACGTTCCGGGTTTAAAAAACGCTCGAAAAGTAAATTGTATTTTATCGGATCGATATTGGTAATCTGCAGAGCCCATGCAACGAGGGATCCTGCAGCAGATCCACGGCCTGGCCCAACTGGAATTTTGTTTCGCTTTGCCCATTGAATGAAATCACTCACTACTAAAAAGTAGCCAATGAATCCCATTTTAGTTATCAGATTAACTTCTTCATCAAGGCGTGCTCTATAAAAATCGTAGTTTGCACGATCGATGCGCTCTTGGTTGAGTAAATCTTCAAAGCCAACTTCGCATAAATGCTTAAAAAACGATTCTTGCGTGTGTTCTTGCGGGATTTCAAACTCGGGGAAGAATAATTTGCCCGTTTCAAACTGGAAATCGCACATATCGGCTATTTTGCCGGAGTTCCACACCGCTTGTTCATGATCCTTAAAAATCTCAAGCATTTCAGTTTGCGTGCGCATATAAGCGCGGCAATCGCCAAACGTAAAGCGATCAGGATCGGTCATTTTACTTTGCGTTTGCACTGCAAGCATTACTTCATGCGCTTCTCGATCTTCGGCATTTACATAATGGCAATCGGCGCTGGCAATTAACGGAATATCTTTGCGTGCGCTCCATTCAAAAAGTTTTGCATTCAGCACTTTTTGATCATGCTGATCTTCTGGCTGCACTTCAAAATAAAAACGATCTTTGCCAAAAACTTGCATGAACCAATCCATCCGCTTTTCAGCTTCAGTATCGTTTCCTTGCATAAGTAAACTCGGAATGTGGCCGCCAAGGCACGCGGTTGTAGCAATTAATCCTTCGGAATGTTTTTCTAAAATGCCGTAATCGATGCGGGGTTTAAAATAAAAACCCTGCTGATAGGCAAACGAAAGCAATTTGCATAGATTTTGATACCCCTGTTTATTTTGCACCAGCAGAATCAAATGATGATATTTTTTCTCGACGTTCTTCTGCGTTACATCATCAGTAAAATAAGCTTCAATTCCCAGAATTGGTTTAATATTCGCTTTTTTTGCAAGCTGGAAGAATTTGACCGCGCCAAAAACGTTACCATGATCGGTAATCGCAAGCGCTTTAAGCTGCTGCTCTTTGCCAAATTGAACCAGGCGCTCCAGGGTAATGGCGCCATCCAAAAGAGAATAATCGGTATGCAAATGCAAATGAGTAAAATGTTGGGACATTGAATATGCTGGTTAAAAGTGTTAAAAACGTGAGTTCCAGTGTACGCGAAATGAGAAAAAAGTGGAGAAGTTTAAACAGAAGTGAGCACACCCGATAAGTAATTCTATTTGTAAATTTTAATGGAGCGTGGGCAGTTGTTCAATTTGATGATTTTTGCTATGCTGATCAATGGTTTTAACTCTTTTTAGATGGTAGGTTTTATGCATTATTTATCAAAAATCAAATTATCTTTGTTCTTAAATACTTTGTTGATCCCGCTCGTAATCATAGCTGATGAGCAGGAGAAAAAGGCTGATTTAGTAAGAAAATATTATTCGCGCCCGATAATAAGCGTGGGTGATTGGTTTTATGTGCCATCCAGTTATTCTTATCAGGTAGAAGATTGCTGGGAAGGCCTTGATGCTCGAAAAAATCGTGCGCTTTACAGTACCCCTCTTAACGAGGCTGTTGATCGCGATAACTTAGAAGATGCAAAAATACTTTTAGACAAGACGATTAACCCAGAAGAACGCCGTTCCATATACAAAAAGTATGATCATTCAGAAGACACAGGAGTTGCGGAAGCCATAAATCCTAATCAACTTCAACCATTGGTGCATGGGATTGAAAAAAGCGTGTATCCGATTCAATTAGTTCGAAGTCTTGAAATGATTACGCTTCTTGCAAAATATGGTGCCGATATGAACTCTGCGTCTACCCTTAATAAAGACCATCGGTCCCTCACTGCATTAGGAAGAGCCATTAGGTGGTATTATAGCGCAGAAATGGTACAGGAATTGCTCAAGCATGGAGCTTTTACAATTGATTTGGAAAATAAAAAAACCTTTATTCAGGAACTTGAGGATCTCAAGGCAGATCAAAATAATCCAGTTCACAAAGCTGAAAGAGACCAACTTATTGAGGTTCTAGAAGTGTACAAGAAAAAATTAGGACTATAAAATTTTCATTTTAGGAGCTTCTGTGAATTACTTGAAACGAATTGCATTGTTATCTCTCCTTTGTATTACTTCTTCTTGCTCTAATTTGAATGCCAGTGAAACTAATAACGGCCAATCAAAAAGTGAAGTTTTAGAAACTGAACTGAAAAAAGCGGCGTATGAACAAAATATAGCTTTAGCTGAATCATTATTAAAAAATGGTGCGAATCCAAACCATTTTATAAGCGAAAATCGAGAAACTCTCGTGCATGCGCCAGGTTCTTTGGAAATGCTAAAATTATTAATTAAATATGGCGGAAATGTTGAAGCACTTGATGACTGGAATATGACGCCTCTTTACTCTGCTGTACATTATGGTGAACTGGCCAGCGTTGATTTATTGCTTAGAAATGGTGCTGATCCTAATCATCGAGACATTCGTGGCAGAACGCCTTTGCATATGGTAAATAGTGAATACCAACTTCAACCTGAATTAGTAATTAATTTATTGATTCGATCTGGTGCCGATCTCAACGCGAAAAATAATGAAGGACGGACTCCGCTGGCAAATGCGGTAGCGCATTATGACTCAGGGGCCTTTAAAGCGCTTCTTGATGCTGGCGCAAACCAGGAAGGGATCGATGAAGAAATTATTTCCTCCTTTGCAAAGTGCAAGTGTGTTGAAAATGAAGGCGAATGGCGTAATGCCTTTTGGGATTGTTTTCGTTTAAATCTGATGAACAAAATCCTCGATTGTTACCGAAATCAAAAAGACCATGAACAAAAATAGATTTAGAGGTTTTATGAGATTATCATTAATTTTAGCTTGCATTCTATTCGTACAAATAAATGCCAATTCGAGCAGGGAATCAGCGAGCGAAAGTAATCAACAGAGCTTATTAAAACCCTTTATTTCCGCAAAAGAATTTATTTTCCCAGAAAAAGATACTTTGCCAAAAGAAATAAAAGCCGCAATTTACACCGGAGATTATTGGAAATTGAACGATTATCTCATGAATGGCAAACCTGCTGATGCCAAGCAAGTCAAACGTTATTTGGAAAACGTAATTGATAGATGTGAACGAAGAGGATTTGCTTATGAGTATGACTATCAGGAGAAAACGCTCAAAGATAAATTGATACATCACGCTTTATGTGCCCGCGTTAATGGAATGATGAGGCTCGCGTATCATTATAAAGAGATGAATGCAGCTCGAAAACTGGCGATGCCAAATGCGCAGCAAGCGTTCATGATGAGTAATATTTAACAATTAAGACATAACACAAATTTAGTAAGTGCAGGAAATTATGAAATTATTAATGCGATATAGTTTGATTTTAATGATTGCAGGTACATCATTTGTTTCTGCGATGGAGCAAAAATCTGATGTGATGGACATGAAGAAGAGAATTGCTGAATGGGAAGCTGAAAGTGATAGCCGGGAGATTGAAAGATTTAAGGAGTATGCGTTGCGTGATGGCCAGCAAAAATTTCAGAAACATTGTGCGCCAAATATTTTTCTTGCACTGGGAATGACTGCAGAGCAAAAAGGATCGTGGGTAAAAGGCTGCACAAAGTTGAAGGATCGGGCTGAGAACGGCACCCTCAACAATGATGAATATTCTGTGTTATCCAGAAACCGAATAGCATTATGGGAAAAATCTAATAATGAAAAATCAGCAGAAGAATTTAAAGTTGCTTTGGATTCAGGTGAAGTGCGAAAGTCGGAAAAAAAGACTCTCAATGATCTAAGCTTTGCGTGCGTTGGACTCATCACAATGAGTGCATCATCATTAATAAACTATGGATATCCAGCGGAGGCCTGTGGAAAGATTCAACAATTCTCTCGAATATTAAGGGAATATGAAAAAGAGCATAATCAAGATAATTACAGCAATTTATTTGAGTGATTTAACATTAGGAAGAATTATGAAATTAGTATTTCATTATGGTTTAGTTTTAATATTCGGAACTTCATCGATTATTATGATCGCTGACGAGCAGGAGAAAAAGGCTGATTGAGTAAGAAAGTATTACGCGCGTGAACGTAGTGAAGTTAGCCAGATCGGCGAACACAAACTGGATCGGTCGCTGCCTTATATTGTTGAAGATCAATTAAAAGGCCTTGATGCCAGAGCTTATATGGATAGCAAGCGGGCTATATTCTATACCTCTCCCCTGAATAAAGCTGTGGATTTGGATAACATAGAAGATGCAGAAAAACTTCTCAAAGAAGGAATCGGTGCTAATGTTCGCTACCCAATGGTTGATAACTTTGAAGCGATGCGGACAGTAGCAAATATGCTTCAAAATAATGGTAATGCAAATTCTCAGGAAAAACTGCTCGGCGTCTACCCGGTTCAATTGATTAGAAGTGTTGAAATGCTTGATTTGTTAATGAAATATGATGCCTGCATTGATGCAGCAACGTTTCCTCATTCTCGAAACAGAAATGCTTCACTTACGGCTTTAGGCAGGGCAATTAGATGGTACCATAGCCCAGAGTTGGTAGAGGCATTGCTTGAAAGAGGAGCGACGATCATTGACTTGTGGGAACAAAAAACGTACATAGAAGAACTCGCGGATCTGAAGAAAGATCAACGCAATTCAGCTCACAAAGCTGAGCACGATAAAATCATCGAACTTCTAGAAGGGTATAAAGGATATCTGCCAGCAAAATAGATATTCTAGGTCGAAGTTTTTACTCTTAAGCCCGGCTTTTACGCCGGGCCTTTTTATTCAGCAATATTGGTCGTAAAGTTAATTGGCGTTGCGGGCAGTGGTGAAACCGCGACGTTCGTGATTCCGCTAAAATTAGTGCCATTATTGTTTGCAAAATTAGCATAAAATTTATTGAGCGGTGCCGTTACATTTAGATCGCTAAAGCCGAATGTCGTATTTCCAGTTGCCGTATTGCTGCGCACTTGAAAAGCCCGAGTTGCTGCAGCTAGGGCAAATCCAGAAACCGAATTGTTTTGCGCAAAATTATTGAGTACGATGCCGTCGGTGCCGCCTTCAAAATTAAATCCGTTGCGATTATTTTTTGATTTACAATTCTCAAGACTTATTTGGTTACAATTCGCTCTGAATCCATCAAATTGATTATTATCGGCAATGCATGATTCCAGAGATGTATTATTATTCTCTATAGAAAAACCGTGTGCACTATTAATATTCCCGCTTGATTGGCATTGTTCATAAAGAAATCCGGTGCATGCCGTTTGCTGAAAGCCATTCCCCCGATTTCCATATGCAATGCATTGGTTGATAAGAAAATTGGAGCAATTGCCAAATGAAAAACCAGGGCCAGCGGTCGAACTTCCAATCCCAGTACCGAATGCATAACATTTTGAGATTATGGAATTTTGAGCGTTAAATGAAACGCCATTTGAGATAAGAATCCCTGCCGTTCTGCATAGTGCGGCAAAGCAATTGCTAATCAAGCAGCGATTAATTCCATTCGCTAAAATTCCTACGTTGTTATTAAAAAGAAAAACGTTGTTTATCTCAATTTGCTGGCAGCCGGGAGAGAGAAATATGCCATTGGATGCAAAATTGATAAGCGCGCCATTCTGGATAGTTACATTGCTCCGAGCGTTTACTTGGATCCCGTTTATCGTCAATCCCGTACCACTAACGGTGCCAATGTTGGTGGCGTTGCCATTTGATGTATTATTTGTTCCAAAGTTTGGATTCGTATTGATTCCATTTATAGAATTTATAGAGTTAACCGTATTATTGTTCTGATTCTGGTTAGTTGTAATATTCGGGAATGCACCGCCCTGGAGGGAGTTAATGCTGGGTATGTTTGATTGAAGGTTTCCAAAAGTTGTATTGTTCTGAAAATTGGTGCCAACGTTTGGGACCGCTCCGCTATTATTGCTTGCTATAATATAGTTGCCAAATCCGCTAATGGTTTGATTATTTAAATCTAAAACCACGTTGTTTGCGTTGATGGTGATGAGCGTAGCACCCGCTCTTGATAGGGCAATGTTTTCAACAACGCAATAAGTTCCTGCTGTATTAATAGTATATGGAATATTCCTCGAATTAATTTGCGTTGAAAGAACGCAATTGGTTCGCACTTGATCAGTTGGGTTTTGATCGATAAATGCAATTATTGCGTCTTCCGTTTTACTAATAATTTCGCTTTCATTACTATCATTCTGAGCATTTAAAAAAGATATGCCGCACAATAGAAAGAACGCAAACAAAAAATTAATATTTTTCATGGAACTACTTTTCTGCTACGAGTGAACAGACGATTAGCTCATTTGTAACGCAGAAAAATAAGTAGAGTCAATGATTTACCAAAATAAACGTAGAGGGAATTTATACGATATTTTGAACTTGTTCGCGAGCTTTTTCGAGCTCTACTTTAATATTAATTGCATGAGTGCTGATTGCAGCATCGGAGCATTTTGATGTAATGGTATTTATTTCGCGGGCCATTTCCTGCAAAATAAAATCGAGGCGGCGGCCCTTTTCTATTTCGGGAGCGTGCACCGTTTTTAAAAAGGTGGCCATGTGGCTTTTGAATCGAACAATCTCTTCATTAATATCAATTTTATCGAGTTCAAAATAAAGAGCATTGCGTTGCGAATCGGCTATTTCTTGATTACTTGTATCAAGTTTTGCTAATCGAGCAGTAGTTTTTTCTTTTTTAGCTTTCATGAAAACGGCAGCCTCTTGTTCAAGAACCGCCATTTCTGCGTGCGAATTTTGCATGCGCTTTTCAAGATCTTTCAATAAAGCAGCGCCCTCAACCTGGCGGGTTTTATCAAGCTGGGCGATTAAGTCGTCCAGCGCTCGCATGATCGGCGTGCGCAGCGATTCATCAGCAGTTTGTTCTTCAAAGGTGAAAATATTAGGGAGCAAAACAATATCTGAAAGCATCGGTTCGCCTTCTATCTTAGTGCTTTTCTTTATTAACTCTAAAGCATTCAGATAGCTTTTGACCGTTGGCATATCGACTTGCACAGGGCCTTTGAATGAATTGGCACTCATTGCATGAATAAGAAGAGTCACATGCCCACGAATAAGATGTTCTTTGAGCTGCTTGATAAATTCAAGTTCTAAAAACTGCAGCGCATTTGGCATTTTGCAGGTAGTTTCAAAAAATCGTGAATTGAGCGATTTGACGCTCATGGTCAGTAAAACGGTAGACCCGTCAGCTTTTTTGAGTTGAATATTTTTCAGGGCAAAACCGGTCATACTGACAACCATACAGATCCTTTAAGTCAGAAAGCGTGATATTAATTATTTTTTGTTGGAGTAATTTTATGATCCTAAATTTGTAAACACGTTTTGAACATCATCGTGCTCTTCAAGCTCATTTAGAAACTCAACTGCTTTTTCCGTTTGTTCCGCGGTAAGTGGCGTTGTATTTTGCGCGACCCATTCAATTTCGGCGCTCTCAATCTTAAGCCCGAGGGATTTAACGACTTGTTTAATTGGTTCTAGTGCTTTGGGTTCACACGTGATCGTGAAGAAATCATCCTCTTGCGACAAATCTTTGATATCGAAATCGATGAGTTTTTCCATTAATTCATCTTCGCTGCTTTTTCCTGCAGCTTGCACAACGCCAAGTTTTTGAAACATCCAGCCGACAGAACCGGCTTCGCCAAGGGAGCCGCCTTTGACCATGAAAATGCGACGAATTTCGGCAACCGTGCGGTTTTTGTTATCACTAAGGGTGTCAACCATCACCGCGATTCCGTACGGCCCATAGCCTTCGTACATTTGTTCTTCGTAGTGCGCCCCAGGAAGTTCTCCGGTACCTTTTTTTACGGCCCGGGTAATATTATCCATTGGCATATTGGCTTCGCGCGCTTTTTCTATTAAAAGGCGAAGTCGTGGATTGCCAGAAGGATCGCCACCACCACGTGCAGCTACAGAAATTTCTTTACTGAGGCGCGAGAACACTTTTCCGCGCTTATTATCAATGGCCGCTTTTTTGCGTTTTATCGTTGCCCATTTGGAATGACCAGACATACATTCTCCTAGAGGGAAAATAAATCTTTTTGCCCAAGAAACTTGTTTCTTAAATAAGATAATGCCTTATGGGGAATCTGTCGACCCCTAGCAGTCTTTTCCAGATAGCATTTTCTCATCAAAAACGGTTCTATGACCTCTTCTATGGTATCTTTATCTTCGCCAATGAGTGAAGCTAACGTTTCAACACCGACCGGCCCGCCATTAAACTGCTCTATAATTCTGCGCAAAAGCATATTATCGATTGAGTTAAGGCCATCTTGATCTATCCCCAAAAATTCGAGCGCTTTGCCTACCATAATATCATCGGCAGGAACATCGTTAACTTGTGCAAAATCGCGCACGCGCCGCACGATTTTTTTAGCAATACGTGGAGTGCCCCGCGCACAGCGCGCAATCATCAATGCTGCATTTTCCGATATGCTTAGTTTTAAAAACTGTGCGCTTTGCATAATAATCTTTTGGAGTTCTTCGTCGTTATAAAAATCAATTCGCTCAACTATTCCGAATCGACTGCGCAAAGGAGCGGATATCATGCCACTTTTGGTGGTTGCTCCAATGAGCGTAAAAGGTTGCAGCGGAAGCGTAACCGTTTTTGCTCCAGCTCCTTGCCCGATGATGACATCCACATTAAATTGCTCCATTGCGGTGTAAAGCACTTCTTCTACGTTTGAAGGCATGCGATGAATTTCGTCTATAAAAAAAATATCTCTCGGCTCTAAATTTGAAAGAAGGGCGACTAAATCACCAGTTCGTTCAAGCATTGGCCCGCTCGCGATTTTGATGCCAACTTGCATCACATGCGCCATTATCGTTGCGAGTGTAGTTTTTCCCAATCCTGGAGGCCCAAAGAGTAAAAGATGATCGAGAGGCTCTCCCCGCATTTTGGCAGCTTGCGTGTACAGCGCTAATTTTTTTTTAAGTTCTTCCTGCCCTAAATAATCTTCGAATGTTTTTGGTGCAAAATCATGCGATCGCTCTTCAAGAGTTTCTTGGGTGAGGAGCGTAATTGGTGAAACATCGTTCATAATTAATTTCTTTTTGCTGAGAGTAAGTTATTGAAAGTCAATGTATCGAGAGGCTAGGTAAAACGCAATAATCATTAATCTCCAATATAATATCTTCTAATAGTTATGCCGTTAATCCAACCAAGGCTTGCAAGCGTGATCCATAGATTTGAAATGCCGTAACTGATAAGTGGAAGTGGAATGCCAACCACGGGTAAAAGGCCCGTCACCATAGCGATATTAATAATGCAGGCTAAAATGCAGTGAATTAAAAGGCCTAATGCTAATAATTGCGGGAAAAAACTTTTAACGGTGCTGATTAGATATAAAATGCGTGCAAAAAGAAGCATATATAAAAAAATAATTACGAATGCACCGAGCAATCCCCATTCTTCGCAAATGACTGAAAAAATAAAATCGGTACGACTTTCCGGTAAAAACATTAATTTATTTTGTGTCCCTTGCAGAAAACCTTTTCCCGTGATGCCGCCAGAGCCGATTGCAATTTTTGATTGCTCAATTTGATATCGTTCTTTGTGCGCATCTCCTTCTCCTAAAAAAACAGCGATTCGTTGCTTTTGATATGGTTTGAGAAATTTCCACATAATCGGTGCACAAAGTGCTGCCGCTAGAAACCCAGCGATAAACAATTTTTTATCAAGCCCTGCAATCCAAAGCAAAATCGCGCCAGCGAATGTAATTAAAAGAGCGGTGCCAAGGTCTGGCTGCTTTCTAATGAGAAGTGCGCTTGCCGCTAGTACAATCAAGATCGGAAAAAAATCGTTCATTGAATATTTAGGTGAATCGTTTTGGGAGTATAGATGATTCGTAATAAACGCAGGAAAGAATAGTTTCGATACTTCTGAAGGCTGAAATTTAAAAAGAACAAGATCGACCCACCGCTGGCCGCCCATGCCGATTGATCCTTTTACCAACGTAAATATCAAAAAGCCAATGACGGAAATATATAAAAAATAACCCCAGCGCATTAATGTTCGATAATCTATAATGCAAAAAAAGAAATAAATACCGAGTGCTGAGCATGCTCCAAAAAATTGTTTTTTAAAA
It encodes the following:
- the rodA gene encoding rod shape-determining protein RodA; the encoded protein is MTELLQAIRRSIRYFDWISFGLMLILMSIGLLFIYSATTKPEMPYSVFFKKQFFGACSALGIYFFFCIIDYRTLMRWGYFLYISVIGFLIFTLVKGSIGMGGQRWVDLVLFKFQPSEVSKLFFPAFITNHLYSQNDSPKYSMNDFFPILIVLAASALLIRKQPDLGTALLITFAGAILLWIAGLDKKLFIAGFLAAALCAPIMWKFLKPYQKQRIAVFLGEGDAHKERYQIEQSKIAIGSGGITGKGFLQGTQNKLMFLPESRTDFIFSVICEEWGLLGAFVIIFLYMLLFARILYLISTVKSFFPQLLALGLLIHCILACIINIAMVTGLLPVVGIPLPLISYGISNLWITLASLGWINGITIRRYYIGD